The following are encoded together in the Lysobacter silvisoli genome:
- a CDS encoding UDP-N-acetylmuramoyl-tripeptide--D-alanyl-D-alanine ligase → MKPIRLSEIARMTGGRLHGEDAQVAAVVTDTRALGEAGAALFVALKGARFDGHDHVAAAAAAGVAGALVARAVDAPLPQVVVADTERALADFAAAVQRQRRDTITLAITGSSGKTSVKNLTQAILERAGRAYATPGNRNNEIGMPLAVLAAPEDAQYAIYEMGTGAPGDIAYLTAIAPAQVALVNNVAPAHLERMGSLLAIADTKAAVYDSLPPDGVAAINADDAFAPYFAERAHGRRLIRFGLDASADVGARDIRLDEEGSRFVLTTPQGEAAIALAIPGRHNVRNALAAASLALGAGVALGVIAAGLNAARPVSGRLVTHRLRSGAVLVDDSYNANPGSLAAAIDTLADATAHGRKGEGWLVLGDMRELGPDGAAMHAEAGRRAKDAGLKRLYALGALSAYAAQAFGEGATHYDSHDALAQALRAQLRDGVRALVKGSRGSAMDKIVTALLASDASPQGEETTHVA, encoded by the coding sequence ATGAAGCCTATCCGCCTGAGCGAGATCGCGCGCATGACCGGCGGCCGCCTGCACGGCGAGGACGCGCAAGTCGCGGCCGTGGTCACCGACACCCGCGCCTTGGGCGAGGCGGGCGCCGCGCTGTTCGTGGCGCTCAAGGGCGCGCGTTTCGACGGGCACGATCACGTCGCCGCCGCGGCCGCCGCCGGCGTGGCCGGCGCTCTGGTCGCGCGCGCGGTGGACGCGCCGCTGCCGCAGGTGGTGGTGGCCGACACCGAACGCGCGCTGGCCGATTTCGCCGCCGCCGTGCAGCGCCAGCGCCGCGACACCATCACCCTGGCCATCACCGGCAGCAGCGGCAAGACCAGCGTCAAGAACCTGACCCAGGCGATCCTGGAGCGGGCCGGTCGCGCTTACGCCACGCCGGGCAACCGCAACAACGAGATCGGCATGCCGCTGGCGGTGCTGGCCGCGCCCGAGGACGCGCAGTACGCGATCTACGAGATGGGCACCGGCGCGCCGGGCGACATCGCCTATCTGACCGCGATCGCGCCGGCGCAGGTGGCCCTGGTCAACAACGTGGCGCCGGCGCACCTGGAGCGCATGGGCAGCCTGCTGGCCATCGCCGACACCAAGGCCGCGGTCTACGACAGCCTGCCGCCGGACGGCGTGGCGGCGATCAATGCCGACGATGCGTTCGCACCGTATTTTGCCGAGCGCGCGCACGGGCGCCGCCTGATCCGCTTCGGCCTGGACGCCAGCGCCGACGTCGGCGCGCGCGACATCCGCCTGGACGAAGAGGGCTCGCGGTTCGTGCTGACCACGCCGCAGGGCGAGGCCGCGATCGCGCTGGCCATTCCCGGCCGCCACAACGTGCGCAACGCCCTGGCCGCCGCGTCGCTGGCGCTGGGCGCGGGCGTGGCGCTGGGGGTCATCGCCGCCGGCCTCAACGCCGCGCGTCCGGTGTCCGGGCGCCTGGTCACCCACCGCCTGCGCAGCGGCGCGGTGCTGGTGGACGACAGCTACAACGCCAATCCGGGTTCGCTGGCCGCGGCCATCGACACCCTGGCCGACGCCACCGCGCACGGCCGCAAGGGCGAGGGCTGGCTGGTGCTGGGCGACATGCGCGAACTCGGCCCCGACGGCGCGGCGATGCACGCCGAAGCCGGGCGCCGGGCCAAGGACGCCGGGCTCAAGCGCCTGTACGCCCTGGGTGCGCTCAGCGCCTACGCCGCTCAGGCCTTCGGCGAGGGCGCCACGCATTACGACAGCCACGACGCCCTGGCGCAGGCGCTGCGCGCGCAGTTGCGCGACGGCGTGCGCGCGCTGGTGAAGGGCTCGCGCGGCAGCGCGATGGACAAGATCGTGACCGCGCTGCTGGCCAGCGACGCGTCGCCGCAAGGGGAGGAGACGACGCATGTTGCTTGA
- a CDS encoding UDP-N-acetylmuramoyl-L-alanyl-D-glutamate--2,6-diaminopimelate ligase, whose product MRLAELLPDVAAVPAELDITGLTLDSRAVRPGHAFVAIAGFGAHGLKFVAQARAAGATAVLFEPPAPEDLPAPDDAIAVPGLRARLGELGDRFHGRVSEAMTMVGVTGTNGKTSTVQLLAQAWTLRGLRCGTIGTLGAGLYGQVVPTGFTTPLVLQLHQLLADMHDAGARAVAMEVSSHALDQGRVDGVHFDVGVFTNLTRDHLDYHGDMASYGAAKARLFDWPGLRAAAINLDDDYGRQLHAALPATVRAVGLSSRGADGATLSARELRLDNRGIGFELVADGGAWPVTSPLLGRFNVDNLLAVAGALYALGDAPERIADTLSRLQPIHGRMNRLGGESGRPLVVIDYAHTPDALEQALASLRGHARARLVCVFGCGGERDRGKRPQMAAIAEAGADLVVVTDDNPRRENGDAIVADIVAGFAHPERAIVLRDRAAAIARAVAEAGADDIVLVAGKGHEPYQEIDGVQHPFDDTDVARAALEARR is encoded by the coding sequence ATGCGCCTGGCCGAACTGCTGCCCGACGTGGCCGCGGTGCCGGCCGAGCTCGACATCACCGGGCTGACCCTGGACAGCCGCGCGGTGCGTCCCGGTCATGCCTTCGTCGCCATCGCCGGCTTCGGCGCGCACGGGCTGAAGTTCGTCGCCCAGGCGCGCGCCGCCGGCGCCACCGCGGTGCTGTTCGAACCGCCCGCGCCCGAGGACCTGCCCGCGCCGGACGACGCCATCGCCGTGCCCGGCCTGCGCGCACGCCTGGGCGAACTTGGCGATCGTTTCCATGGCCGCGTCAGCGAGGCCATGACCATGGTCGGCGTGACCGGCACCAACGGCAAAACCTCGACCGTGCAACTGCTGGCTCAGGCCTGGACGCTGCGCGGCCTGCGCTGCGGCACCATCGGCACGCTGGGCGCGGGCCTGTACGGCCAGGTCGTGCCGACCGGTTTCACCACGCCGTTGGTGCTGCAACTGCACCAGCTGCTGGCCGACATGCACGACGCCGGCGCGCGCGCGGTGGCGATGGAAGTCAGCTCGCACGCGCTGGACCAGGGCCGCGTGGACGGCGTGCATTTCGACGTGGGCGTGTTCACCAACCTCACCCGCGATCATCTGGATTACCACGGCGACATGGCCAGCTACGGCGCGGCCAAGGCGCGTTTGTTCGATTGGCCGGGGCTGCGGGCCGCGGCGATCAATCTGGACGACGACTACGGCCGTCAGCTGCACGCGGCGCTGCCGGCGACGGTGCGCGCGGTGGGTCTGAGTTCGCGCGGCGCCGACGGCGCCACGTTGTCGGCGCGCGAACTGCGCCTGGACAACCGCGGCATCGGCTTCGAACTGGTCGCCGATGGTGGCGCCTGGCCGGTGACGTCGCCGCTGCTGGGCCGCTTCAACGTCGACAACCTGCTGGCCGTGGCCGGCGCGCTGTATGCGCTGGGCGACGCGCCCGAGCGCATCGCCGACACCCTGAGCCGGCTGCAGCCCATCCACGGCCGCATGAACCGCCTGGGCGGCGAGAGCGGCAGGCCGCTGGTGGTGATCGATTACGCCCACACCCCCGACGCGCTGGAGCAGGCGCTGGCCTCGCTGCGCGGCCACGCGCGCGCGCGCCTGGTCTGCGTGTTCGGCTGCGGCGGCGAGCGCGACCGCGGCAAGCGCCCGCAGATGGCGGCCATCGCCGAAGCCGGCGCCGACCTGGTGGTGGTGACCGACGACAACCCGCGGCGCGAGAACGGCGACGCGATCGTGGCCGACATCGTCGCCGGCTTCGCCCATCCCGAGCGCGCGATCGTGCTGCGCGACCGCGCCGCGGCGATCGCGCGCGCGGTGGCCGAGGCCGGCGCGGACGACATCGTGCTGGTGGCCGGCAAGGGCCACGAGCCTTACCAGGAAATCGACGGCGTGCAGCACCCCTTCGACGACACCGACGTCGCGCGCGCGGCGCTGGAGGCCAGGCGATGA
- a CDS encoding peptidoglycan D,D-transpeptidase FtsI family protein: MSRRDDSRRDERRSGPLERLLGERGKAGPARGGDRGAGKPRGRARFDLRNRLILVGGALGLCAMALVGRAFYLQVLGNDFYRQQGDARALREIPIPTSRGMITDRNGEPLAVSTPVESIWGNPKELLKNPARLPELAKALGVPVDHLTRKLSQRSGKEFLYLKRRINPDEAHRILALKIPGVFSQREFRRFYPQGEALAHVLGFTNVDDRGQEGLELAFDDWLRGKPGAKRVIRDGAGRIIENVDLVKSAEPGQDLTLTIDRRIQYLTYRELRRALLETGASSGSAVVLDVDTGEVLAMANLPTYNPNLLGAGNPETHRNRALTDVVEPGSTMKPITVAAALKTGRVTPNTIVDTTPGWMPNGRYRITDTHNYGVLNVTGVITKSSNVGAAKLALPLPNDYYYQFVKSFGYGSKPESGFPGESAGVVLSPDRWSGTTKATMSYGYGLSATPLQIAMAYAAMANGGRLIAPTFVRGQRNEPRQVLEPEIAGEVMRMMQTVTEPGGTAKGVAILGYHVAGKTGTARKFSATGGYSNKYISLFAGVVPVKNPRFSMAVVVSEPDPAMRGYYGGLVSGPVFRNVMEGALRLMDVAPDDIDTWLAAQAAAEAKRLKANGGKPNGPVLPVDVDSAETPEELPADLPPVAAGAMLPTGGAR, translated from the coding sequence ATGAGCCGCCGCGACGATTCGCGCCGCGACGAGCGCCGCAGCGGGCCGCTGGAGCGCCTGCTGGGCGAGCGCGGCAAGGCCGGCCCGGCGCGCGGCGGCGATCGCGGCGCCGGCAAGCCGCGCGGCCGCGCGCGCTTCGACCTGCGCAACCGCCTGATCCTGGTCGGCGGCGCGCTGGGCCTGTGCGCCATGGCCCTGGTCGGGCGCGCGTTCTACCTGCAGGTGCTGGGCAACGATTTCTACCGCCAGCAGGGCGACGCGCGCGCGCTGCGCGAGATTCCGATCCCGACCTCGCGCGGCATGATCACCGACCGCAACGGCGAGCCGTTGGCGGTGTCCACGCCGGTGGAATCGATCTGGGGCAATCCCAAGGAACTGCTGAAGAACCCGGCGCGCCTGCCCGAGCTGGCCAAGGCCCTGGGCGTGCCGGTGGATCACCTGACCCGCAAGCTCAGCCAGCGTTCGGGCAAGGAGTTCCTGTACCTCAAGCGCCGGATCAATCCGGACGAGGCGCACCGCATCCTGGCGCTGAAGATTCCCGGCGTGTTCTCGCAGCGCGAGTTCCGCCGCTTCTACCCGCAGGGCGAGGCGCTGGCGCACGTGTTGGGCTTCACCAATGTCGACGACCGTGGCCAGGAAGGGCTGGAGCTGGCCTTCGACGACTGGCTGCGCGGCAAGCCCGGCGCCAAGCGCGTGATCCGCGACGGCGCCGGCCGCATCATCGAGAACGTGGACCTGGTCAAGTCGGCCGAGCCCGGTCAGGACCTGACCCTGACCATCGACCGCCGCATCCAATACCTGACCTACCGCGAACTGCGCCGCGCGCTGCTGGAAACCGGCGCGAGTAGCGGTTCGGCGGTGGTGCTGGACGTGGACACGGGCGAGGTGCTGGCGATGGCCAACCTGCCCACCTACAACCCCAATCTGCTGGGCGCTGGCAATCCCGAAACCCACCGCAACCGCGCGCTGACCGACGTGGTCGAGCCCGGCTCGACGATGAAGCCGATCACCGTGGCCGCGGCGCTGAAGACCGGCCGGGTCACGCCCAACACCATCGTCGACACCACGCCGGGCTGGATGCCCAACGGCCGCTACCGCATCACCGACACGCACAACTACGGCGTGCTCAACGTCACCGGCGTGATCACCAAGAGCTCCAACGTGGGCGCGGCCAAGCTCGCGCTGCCGTTGCCGAACGATTACTACTACCAGTTCGTCAAGAGCTTCGGTTACGGCAGCAAGCCCGAGAGCGGCTTCCCCGGCGAATCGGCCGGCGTGGTGCTGTCGCCGGATCGCTGGAGCGGCACCACCAAGGCGACCATGTCCTACGGCTACGGCCTGTCGGCCACGCCGCTGCAGATCGCGATGGCCTACGCGGCCATGGCCAACGGCGGCAGGCTGATCGCGCCGACCTTCGTGCGCGGCCAGCGCAACGAGCCGCGCCAGGTGCTGGAGCCGGAAATCGCGGGCGAGGTCATGCGCATGATGCAGACCGTGACCGAGCCGGGCGGCACCGCCAAGGGCGTGGCGATCCTGGGCTACCACGTGGCCGGCAAGACCGGCACCGCACGCAAGTTCAGCGCCACCGGCGGCTATTCCAACAAGTACATCTCGCTGTTCGCCGGCGTGGTGCCGGTGAAGAACCCGCGCTTCTCGATGGCGGTGGTGGTCAGCGAACCCGATCCGGCGATGCGCGGCTATTACGGCGGCCTGGTCTCCGGCCCGGTGTTCCGCAACGTCATGGAAGGCGCGCTGCGCCTGATGGACGTGGCGCCGGACGACATCGACACCTGGCTGGCGGCGCAGGCCGCGGCCGAGGCCAAGCGGCTCAAGGCCAACGGCGGCAAGCCCAACGGGCCGGTGCTGCCGGTGGACGTGGATTCGGCGGAAACGCCGGAGGAACTGCCCGCCGATCTGCCGCCGGTCGCGGCCGGCGCGATGCTGCCCACGGGAGGCGCGCGATGA
- the ftsL gene encoding cell division protein FtsL, with translation MTWRLLLTVLVVANVASALAVVYARHQHRQYFVQLNKLDRERDDLNIEFGRLQLEQATWAESNRIDQVARDRLGMKFPEGAETVVIKP, from the coding sequence ATGACCTGGCGCCTGCTGCTGACCGTGCTGGTGGTGGCCAACGTGGCCTCGGCCCTGGCCGTGGTCTATGCGCGCCATCAGCACCGCCAGTACTTCGTCCAGCTCAACAAGCTCGACCGCGAGCGCGACGATCTCAATATCGAGTTCGGCCGCCTGCAGCTGGAACAGGCGACCTGGGCCGAGAGCAACCGCATCGACCAGGTCGCGCGCGACCGCCTGGGCATGAAGTTCCCCGAGGGCGCCGAAACCGTGGTGATCAAGCCATGA
- the rsmH gene encoding 16S rRNA (cytosine(1402)-N(4))-methyltransferase RsmH, translating into MERPGARSGHLPVMYRQVLDGLQVNGSGTYLDGTFGRGGHARGVLDQLGAGGRLLLMDKDPEAIAVAEREFGADPRVSIFRGSFAHIADWDAAAAGLDGVLLDLGVSSPQLDVAERGFSFGKDGPLDMRMDPDSGQSAAQWLAQASEREIADVLWTYGEERMSRKIARTLVARRAEQPILRTAQLAELIASVMPRGDKIHPATRSFQAIRIHINRELADLETGLDGALARLNVGGRLAVISFHSLEDRIVKQFIARHSKAPPSNRRLPVEVAFTPSLRAIDGAQKALDEETAGNPRARSAVLRVAEKLEAAA; encoded by the coding sequence ATGGAGCGCCCGGGAGCGCGGTCCGGCCACCTCCCCGTGATGTATCGGCAGGTCCTGGACGGCCTGCAGGTCAACGGGAGTGGGACGTACCTGGACGGGACGTTCGGCCGCGGCGGGCATGCGCGCGGCGTACTCGATCAACTCGGCGCCGGAGGCCGGCTGCTGCTGATGGATAAGGACCCCGAAGCGATCGCCGTGGCCGAACGCGAGTTCGGCGCCGATCCGCGCGTGTCCATTTTCCGCGGCAGCTTCGCCCATATCGCCGACTGGGACGCGGCCGCGGCCGGCCTGGACGGCGTGCTGCTGGACCTGGGCGTGTCCTCGCCGCAGCTGGACGTGGCCGAGCGCGGCTTCAGCTTCGGCAAGGACGGTCCCCTGGACATGCGCATGGACCCGGACAGCGGCCAGAGCGCGGCGCAGTGGCTGGCGCAGGCCTCCGAGCGCGAGATCGCCGACGTGCTGTGGACCTACGGCGAGGAGCGCATGAGCCGCAAGATCGCGCGCACCCTCGTCGCTCGCCGCGCCGAGCAGCCGATCCTGCGCACCGCCCAGCTGGCCGAGCTGATCGCCTCGGTGATGCCGCGCGGCGACAAGATCCACCCGGCCACGCGCAGCTTCCAGGCCATCCGCATCCATATCAACCGCGAGCTGGCCGACCTGGAGACCGGGCTGGACGGCGCGCTGGCGCGCCTGAACGTCGGCGGCCGCCTGGCCGTGATCAGCTTCCATTCGCTGGAAGACCGCATCGTCAAGCAGTTCATCGCGCGTCACAGCAAGGCGCCGCCGAGCAACCGCCGCCTGCCGGTGGAGGTCGCTTTCACCCCGAGCCTGCGTGCCATCGACGGCGCGCAGAAGGCGCTGGACGAGGAAACCGCCGGCAACCCGCGCGCGCGCAGCGCGGTGCTGCGCGTGGCCGAGAAGCTGGAGGCCGCGGCATGA
- the mraZ gene encoding division/cell wall cluster transcriptional repressor MraZ, giving the protein MFQGETAITIDDKGRLAVPTAYRELVARECGNRLVITYNPFEAGSLYLYPLAVWERVRDQVNALPKAKKVNRNIQLKLVGAASFVELDGNGRISVPASHRAAVGIEKKAVLLGMGDKFELWSEQAHHAQIRQTIGDEDLSDELLDLQL; this is encoded by the coding sequence ATGTTCCAGGGCGAAACCGCCATCACGATCGACGACAAGGGCCGGCTGGCGGTGCCCACCGCCTACCGTGAGCTCGTCGCGCGCGAATGCGGCAACCGCCTGGTCATCACCTACAACCCGTTCGAGGCCGGCAGCCTGTACCTCTATCCGCTGGCGGTCTGGGAGCGCGTGCGCGACCAGGTCAACGCCCTGCCCAAGGCCAAGAAGGTCAACCGCAACATCCAGCTCAAGCTGGTCGGCGCGGCCTCTTTCGTCGAACTCGACGGCAACGGCCGCATCAGCGTGCCGGCCAGCCATCGCGCCGCCGTGGGCATAGAGAAGAAGGCGGTGCTGCTGGGCATGGGCGACAAATTCGAGTTGTGGAGCGAGCAGGCGCACCACGCCCAGATCCGCCAGACCATCGGCGATGAGGATCTGAGCGACGAGCTGCTCGATCTGCAGCTGTGA
- a CDS encoding bleomycin resistance protein, which translates to MAQTVIPQLRMLSASISLPFYERLGFNLDWQHQFEPGFPLFVQLTRAGQTIFLSEHRDDCAVGGAVYFVVPDVDECHRAFVANSVAIAEPPENTPWDTREMLVADPDGNRLRFATDVTPTNADDTSTP; encoded by the coding sequence TTGGCCCAGACCGTCATTCCGCAACTTCGCATGCTCAGCGCGAGCATCAGCCTGCCCTTCTACGAACGCCTGGGCTTCAACCTGGATTGGCAGCACCAGTTCGAACCCGGCTTCCCGCTGTTCGTGCAGCTCACCCGCGCCGGCCAGACCATTTTCCTCAGCGAACACCGCGACGACTGCGCAGTGGGCGGCGCGGTGTACTTCGTGGTGCCCGACGTGGACGAGTGCCACCGCGCGTTCGTGGCCAACAGCGTAGCCATCGCGGAACCGCCCGAAAACACTCCCTGGGACACCCGCGAAATGCTCGTCGCCGACCCCGACGGCAACCGCCTGCGATTCGCGACCGACGTGACGCCGACCAATGCGGACGACACCAGCACACCCTAG
- the rsmI gene encoding 16S rRNA (cytidine(1402)-2'-O)-methyltransferase, which yields MQSPGTLHVVATPIGNLGDLSARALETLRTVDAVCAEDTRHTRQLLSHFGLERPLLALHQHNEDAQAAQLVARLQAGESLALVSDAGTPLVSDPGYRLVRAARAAGIRVSPVPGACAAIAALSVAGLASDRFAFEGFLPAKTAARRDRLSALVAEPRTLLFYESAHRIEETLDDLVVAFGGERPAAIARELTKLFETVLDGPLAQLRERVAADPNQRKGEFVVIVQGAGDDADAQVAEGKRLYAKLVDYLKPSQAAKLAAELSGAPRKALYGGE from the coding sequence ATGCAAAGCCCCGGTACCCTTCACGTGGTCGCGACCCCGATCGGCAACCTCGGCGACCTGTCCGCACGCGCGCTAGAGACCCTGCGCACGGTCGACGCGGTCTGCGCCGAGGACACCCGCCACACCCGCCAACTGCTGTCGCACTTCGGCCTGGAACGGCCGCTGCTGGCCCTGCACCAGCACAACGAGGACGCGCAGGCCGCGCAACTGGTCGCGCGCCTGCAGGCCGGCGAGTCGCTGGCCCTGGTCTCCGACGCCGGCACGCCGCTGGTCAGCGACCCGGGTTACCGCCTGGTGCGCGCCGCGCGCGCGGCCGGCATCCGGGTATCGCCGGTGCCCGGCGCCTGCGCCGCGATCGCCGCGCTCAGCGTGGCCGGTCTGGCTTCGGACCGGTTCGCGTTCGAAGGCTTCCTGCCGGCCAAGACCGCCGCGCGCCGCGACCGCCTGAGCGCGCTGGTCGCCGAGCCGCGCACCCTGCTGTTCTACGAATCCGCGCACCGCATCGAAGAGACCCTGGACGACCTAGTCGTGGCCTTCGGCGGCGAGCGCCCCGCGGCGATCGCGCGCGAGCTGACCAAGCTGTTCGAAACCGTGCTCGACGGCCCGTTGGCGCAGTTGCGCGAACGCGTGGCCGCCGACCCCAACCAGCGCAAGGGCGAGTTCGTGGTGATCGTGCAAGGCGCCGGCGACGACGCCGATGCGCAGGTCGCCGAGGGCAAGCGCCTGTACGCCAAGTTGGTCGACTACCTCAAGCCCTCGCAGGCGGCGAAGCTGGCAGCCGAACTCAGCGGCGCGCCGCGCAAGGCGCTGTACGGCGGGGAATAG
- a CDS encoding YraN family protein: protein MAAPTDRRSRGAMVEAAARAYLLAQGLRDIAANALFRYGELDLVMLDPGGREACVVFVEVRYRRSHAYGGGAASVDAGKRRKLVRAAQGFLATHRAYADAPCRFDVIEADGDPESPQLHWLRDAFRADEV from the coding sequence ATGGCCGCGCCCACCGACCGGCGCAGCCGCGGCGCGATGGTGGAAGCGGCGGCGCGCGCCTACTTGCTGGCGCAAGGCCTGCGCGACATCGCCGCCAACGCGCTGTTCCGCTACGGCGAACTCGACCTGGTGATGCTGGACCCGGGCGGGCGCGAGGCCTGCGTGGTGTTCGTGGAAGTGCGCTACCGCCGCAGCCACGCCTACGGCGGCGGGGCGGCCTCGGTCGATGCCGGCAAGCGGCGCAAGCTGGTGCGCGCCGCGCAAGGTTTCCTCGCCACGCACCGCGCCTATGCCGACGCGCCCTGCCGTTTCGACGTGATCGAAGCCGACGGCGATCCCGAGTCGCCGCAGCTGCATTGGCTGCGCGACGCCTTTCGCGCCGACGAGGTCTGA
- a CDS encoding metal-dependent hydrolase: MPTVIAHAAVPLALGWALGPRKVSGRLLAAGVLAAMLPDADVVAFKLGIAYADAFGHRGTSHSIVFALAVGALGALASHWLRAPPLWAALWLALCTLSHPLLDACTNGGLGVALLWPWSDARWFAPWRPIAVSPIGAGFFSLRGLRVLWSEALWVWLPLLALAAPWALLRARRTPEPAR; this comes from the coding sequence ATGCCCACCGTGATCGCCCACGCCGCCGTACCGCTGGCCCTGGGTTGGGCCCTGGGACCGCGCAAAGTGAGCGGCCGCCTGCTCGCCGCCGGCGTGCTCGCGGCCATGCTGCCCGACGCTGACGTGGTCGCGTTCAAGCTGGGCATCGCCTACGCCGACGCGTTCGGCCACCGCGGCACCAGTCATTCCATCGTGTTCGCGCTGGCGGTAGGCGCCTTGGGCGCGCTCGCCAGCCATTGGTTGCGCGCGCCGCCGTTGTGGGCGGCGTTATGGCTGGCCTTGTGCACGCTCTCGCATCCCCTGCTCGATGCCTGCACCAACGGCGGTCTGGGCGTGGCCCTGCTGTGGCCGTGGTCGGACGCGCGCTGGTTCGCGCCGTGGCGGCCGATCGCGGTGTCGCCGATCGGCGCCGGTTTCTTCAGCCTGCGCGGCCTGCGCGTGCTGTGGTCGGAAGCGCTGTGGGTGTGGCTGCCGCTGCTGGCGCTGGCCGCGCCCTGGGCGCTGCTGCGCGCGCGGCGCACGCCTGAGCCGGCGCGATGA
- a CDS encoding FAD-binding oxidoreductase gives MSALPPGLAQELAALLGEGWRTDPGERLAYAYDNSRREALPDAVALPSTREQAQALVRACRAHRVPVVARGRGTNTTGASVPVAAGVVVSFERMNRILDIRSGDRCAVVEPGVLNGELQTALAPHGLFWPPDPTSAAFSTVGGNLACNAGGPRAVKYGASRDNVLALTAVTGAGELIVCGTATTKGSTGYDLHRLLVGSEGTLALIVEASLRLTPAPQQRRALRAVYRDVSAAARAVARLMAQPVTPSMLEFMDAPCVRLAREVGGADLPADAGALLMIEADGDAATLPYAVEALARAATGDGLLALDEAADEAARERLWAARKALSPALRTLAPGKINEDVVVPVSRIPPLVDGVQALAQEFALPIVCFGHAGNGNLHVNLLYDPADAAQSERAQAAMARVFALALDLGGTLSGEHGIGLAKRDFMPQAVSAPTLSLMRQLKAVFDPEGILNPGKLLPD, from the coding sequence ATGAGCGCGCTGCCGCCGGGCCTGGCGCAGGAGCTGGCCGCGCTGCTGGGCGAGGGCTGGCGCACCGATCCCGGCGAGCGCCTGGCCTATGCCTACGACAACTCGCGCCGCGAGGCCCTGCCCGACGCGGTGGCGCTACCAAGCACGCGCGAGCAGGCGCAGGCGCTGGTGCGCGCCTGCCGCGCGCATCGGGTGCCGGTGGTCGCGCGCGGGCGCGGCACCAACACCACCGGCGCCTCGGTACCGGTGGCCGCGGGCGTGGTGGTCTCGTTCGAACGCATGAACCGCATCCTCGATATCCGCTCAGGCGACCGCTGCGCTGTCGTCGAACCCGGCGTGCTCAACGGCGAACTGCAAACCGCGCTGGCGCCACACGGCCTGTTCTGGCCGCCCGATCCCACCAGCGCAGCCTTCAGCACCGTGGGCGGCAACCTGGCCTGCAACGCCGGCGGCCCGCGCGCGGTGAAGTACGGCGCCAGCCGCGACAACGTGCTGGCGCTGACCGCGGTGACCGGCGCAGGCGAGCTCATCGTCTGCGGCACCGCCACCACCAAGGGCTCCACCGGCTACGACCTGCACCGCCTGCTGGTGGGCAGCGAGGGCACGCTGGCCCTGATCGTCGAAGCCAGCCTGCGCCTGACGCCGGCGCCGCAGCAGCGCCGCGCGTTGCGCGCGGTCTACCGCGACGTGTCGGCGGCGGCGCGCGCGGTGGCGCGGCTGATGGCGCAGCCGGTGACGCCGTCGATGCTGGAATTCATGGACGCCCCATGCGTGCGCCTGGCGCGCGAGGTGGGCGGTGCCGACCTGCCCGCCGATGCCGGCGCGCTGTTGATGATCGAAGCCGACGGCGATGCCGCGACCTTGCCTTACGCGGTCGAAGCATTGGCGCGCGCGGCCACCGGCGACGGTCTATTGGCGCTGGACGAGGCGGCCGACGAGGCCGCGCGCGAGCGCCTGTGGGCCGCGCGCAAGGCGCTGTCGCCGGCCTTGCGCACGCTGGCGCCGGGCAAGATCAACGAAGACGTGGTGGTGCCGGTGTCGCGCATCCCGCCACTGGTCGACGGCGTGCAGGCGCTGGCGCAGGAGTTCGCCCTGCCCATCGTCTGCTTCGGCCATGCCGGCAACGGCAACCTGCACGTGAACCTGCTCTACGACCCCGCCGACGCGGCGCAGAGCGAACGCGCGCAGGCGGCGATGGCGCGGGTGTTCGCGCTGGCGCTGGACTTGGGCGGCACGCTGTCGGGCGAGCATGGGATCGGCCTGGCCAAGCGCGATTTCATGCCGCAGGCGGTGAGCGCGCCTACGCTGAGCCTGATGCGACAGCTGAAGGCGGTGTTCGATCCGGAGGGGATATTGAATCCGGGGAAGTTGTTGCCGGATTGA